One Peterkaempfera bronchialis DNA window includes the following coding sequences:
- the pstB gene encoding phosphate ABC transporter ATP-binding protein PstB gives MEASAVSAWFGSRKVLDRVSLTMPAGRVTALIGPSGCGKSTFLRTLNRMHELIPGAALAGEVLLDGEDVYAPGRRLTEARRDIGMVFQKPNPFPAMSIYDNVVAGLKLTGVRASRSTKDRLVEECLTRAGLWKEVRDRLRQPGGALSGGQQQRLCIARSLAVRPRVLLMDEPCSALDPTSTRRVEETIQELAGEVTVVIVTHNMQQAARVSDRCAFFLAEQGTPGVIVEHGPTEAVFNRPQDQRTADYVNGRFG, from the coding sequence CTGGAGGCCAGCGCCGTCTCGGCCTGGTTCGGCAGCCGCAAGGTCCTCGACCGGGTCTCGCTCACCATGCCCGCCGGGCGGGTCACCGCCCTGATCGGTCCCTCCGGCTGCGGCAAGTCCACCTTTCTGCGCACCCTCAACCGGATGCACGAGCTGATCCCCGGCGCCGCCCTGGCCGGTGAGGTGCTGCTGGACGGCGAGGACGTCTACGCCCCCGGGCGCAGGCTCACCGAGGCCCGCCGCGACATCGGCATGGTCTTCCAGAAGCCCAACCCCTTTCCCGCGATGTCCATCTACGACAATGTCGTCGCCGGGCTGAAGCTCACCGGCGTCCGTGCCTCCCGCTCCACCAAGGACCGCCTGGTCGAGGAGTGCCTGACCCGGGCCGGGCTGTGGAAGGAGGTCCGCGACCGGCTGCGGCAGCCCGGCGGCGCGCTCTCCGGCGGCCAGCAGCAGCGGCTCTGCATCGCGCGCTCCCTGGCCGTACGCCCCCGTGTGCTGCTGATGGACGAGCCCTGCTCCGCCCTCGACCCCACCTCCACCCGCCGGGTCGAGGAGACCATCCAGGAACTCGCCGGCGAGGTGACCGTCGTCATCGTCACCCACAATATGCAGCAGGCCGCCCGGGTCTCCGACCGCTGCGCCTTCTTCCTCGCCGAGCAGGGCACCCCCGGCGTCATCGTGGAGCACGGGCCGACCGAGGCGGTGTTCAACCGGCCCCAGGACCAGCGGACCGCCGACTATGTCAACGGGCGCTTCGGCTGA